The following proteins are co-located in the Micromonospora coriariae genome:
- a CDS encoding type II toxin-antitoxin system RelE/ParE family toxin, translating to MELDYATRDLKRVCTDARRMQATYGAAVAKKLRLRLAELTYVVEMADVLEGPGRWEELTGDRAGQWSARLTANWRLIVRPEQREVITVVVVEIVDYH from the coding sequence ATGGAGCTCGACTACGCGACGCGGGACCTGAAGCGGGTCTGCACCGATGCTCGTCGGATGCAGGCCACCTACGGTGCGGCTGTCGCGAAGAAGCTGAGGCTCCGGCTTGCCGAGCTGACCTACGTCGTTGAGATGGCGGACGTGTTGGAGGGGCCGGGTCGTTGGGAGGAGCTCACGGGTGATCGCGCGGGGCAGTGGTCGGCGCGGCTCACCGCGAACTGGCGGCTGATCGTACGACCCGAGCAGCGCGAAGTGATCACGGTGGTGGTAGTCGAGATCGTCGACTACCACTAG